A section of the Sphingomonas ginsenosidivorax genome encodes:
- a CDS encoding ATP-binding protein: protein MTDPLDRIAAALERLSPPPPPVADPCAHPAYLWRSGSLIPARAFAPLPLDMLLGIDRQKGTLLTNLRHLAAGHAAQDVLLWGARGTGKSALVKSAVAAVQGEGADVALVEVIDLDGLPDLFAQLAGVRRAFVLFVDDLGFDAPAEARTLRSMLEGGAEPRPANVRLLVTANRRHLQPRDIAEQDSAINPRDSADDHLALADRFGLSLGFHALDQDGYVAIVAAYAKAHDLDFDPAEAINWATRRGSRSGRVAWQYVVDLAGRAGRAL, encoded by the coding sequence ATGACCGACCCGCTGGACCGTATCGCCGCCGCGCTCGAGCGCCTCTCGCCGCCGCCGCCGCCGGTGGCGGACCCGTGCGCGCATCCCGCCTATCTCTGGCGCTCCGGGTCGCTGATCCCGGCGCGCGCGTTCGCGCCGCTGCCGCTCGACATGCTGCTCGGCATCGACCGCCAGAAGGGCACGCTGCTGACGAACCTGCGCCATCTCGCCGCCGGCCACGCCGCGCAGGACGTGCTGCTCTGGGGCGCGCGCGGTACCGGCAAGTCGGCTTTGGTCAAGAGCGCGGTCGCCGCAGTCCAGGGCGAGGGGGCAGATGTGGCGTTGGTCGAGGTGATCGATCTCGACGGCCTGCCCGATCTCTTCGCGCAACTTGCCGGCGTTCGCCGCGCGTTCGTGCTGTTCGTCGACGATCTCGGCTTCGATGCGCCTGCGGAAGCGCGCACGTTGCGCTCGATGCTGGAGGGCGGCGCCGAGCCGCGCCCTGCGAACGTCCGCCTGCTCGTCACCGCCAACCGCCGCCATCTGCAGCCGCGCGACATCGCCGAACAGGACAGCGCGATCAACCCGCGCGATTCGGCCGACGACCATCTCGCGCTCGCCGACCGCTTCGGCCTCAGCCTGGGGTTCCACGCGCTCGATCAGGACGGCTATGTCGCGATCGTCGCGGCGTATGCGAAGGCGCACGACCTGGACTTCGACCCCGCCGAGGCGATCAATTGGGCGACCCGGCGCGGGAGCCGCTCGGGCCGCGTCGCCTGGCAATATGTCGTCGACCTCGCGGGCCGGGCAGGGCGCGCGCTGTAG
- a CDS encoding tetratricopeptide repeat protein, whose amino-acid sequence MSSATYPLLRPRRKRRLPRVSIGRRGRIAAILVLCAAVLVGGFALLHRQAPPDARRSLLASLTTLRAGNYSAARTNAQAAIAADPGLGIAHAVLARAYLELGDGLAAEAELTRARDAGVPAARLHQLQAHARLLQGDPDGAIDEAAKATPRYAGYATRIRARALAVQGDTAAAQATLATLLDADPQDAAAWTDLGRIRISAGDVGGATQAAARAVALAPGDPAALTLQGEVLRSRYGLVAALPWFEQALARDAYYHRALIQYAATLGDAGRYADMLSATRRALQAKPGSPQALYLQAVLAARAGRTDLARGLLQHVGRTLDGLPAALLLGGSLDYADGKFEQAAATWRQLVAAQPMNVAARRLLGAALLRSGDPRAALETLRPIGVRADADGYALDLIARGFAAVGDPGVSAQFLDRANMGVGAGGPAASFATTDVVGALQAAATDAANDPTYAVGVIRGLIGSGDTAGAVARAQALVAATPGAPAAQLALGDAFAAANRYPDAATVYARAADLAFDEPTMLRLVDALGRTGRAQDAATSLALYLSQNPQSLTGQRMLGHLQVATGDWGAAIETLEGIRRRIGNRDAGLLTDLSLAYAGDNDEAVSLRYARAAYALAPMNAAAADAYGVALAANGDVAGARQLLVKATKLAPGDTAIASHLKQLG is encoded by the coding sequence ATGTCTAGCGCCACCTATCCGCTGCTCCGTCCGCGTCGGAAGCGCCGCCTGCCGCGCGTCTCGATCGGGCGCCGTGGCCGTATCGCCGCTATCCTCGTGCTGTGCGCGGCCGTGCTCGTCGGTGGCTTCGCGCTGCTCCACCGGCAAGCCCCGCCCGATGCGCGCCGCTCGCTGCTCGCCAGCCTGACGACGCTGCGTGCGGGCAACTACAGCGCCGCGCGTACCAACGCGCAGGCGGCGATCGCCGCCGACCCCGGGCTCGGCATCGCGCACGCCGTGCTCGCTCGCGCCTATCTCGAGCTCGGCGATGGCCTGGCCGCCGAAGCCGAACTGACGCGTGCGCGCGATGCCGGGGTACCCGCCGCGCGCCTCCACCAGCTCCAGGCGCATGCCCGCCTGCTGCAGGGCGATCCCGACGGCGCGATCGACGAAGCCGCGAAGGCGACGCCGCGCTACGCCGGGTACGCCACGCGCATCCGCGCCCGCGCGCTCGCCGTGCAAGGCGACACCGCTGCTGCGCAGGCGACGCTCGCGACATTGCTCGATGCGGACCCACAAGACGCTGCCGCCTGGACCGATCTCGGCCGCATCCGCATTAGCGCGGGCGATGTCGGGGGCGCGACGCAGGCCGCCGCGCGCGCCGTCGCGCTCGCACCCGGCGACCCCGCCGCGCTGACCCTGCAGGGCGAAGTGTTGCGCAGTCGCTACGGGCTCGTCGCCGCGCTCCCCTGGTTCGAACAGGCGCTCGCCCGCGACGCCTATTACCACCGCGCGCTGATCCAGTACGCCGCCACGCTCGGCGATGCCGGGCGGTATGCGGACATGCTCTCGGCCACCCGGCGCGCGCTGCAGGCGAAACCCGGCAGCCCGCAGGCGCTGTATCTGCAGGCGGTCCTCGCCGCGCGCGCCGGTCGGACCGACCTCGCCCGCGGCCTGCTCCAGCATGTCGGCCGTACGCTCGACGGCCTGCCCGCCGCGCTGCTGTTGGGTGGATCGCTGGACTACGCCGACGGCAAGTTCGAACAGGCCGCCGCGACCTGGCGCCAGCTCGTTGCCGCACAGCCGATGAACGTCGCCGCCCGCCGGTTGCTCGGCGCCGCGCTGCTGCGTTCGGGCGACCCGCGCGCCGCACTCGAGACGCTCCGTCCGATCGGCGTGCGCGCGGATGCCGATGGCTATGCGCTCGATCTCATCGCGCGCGGGTTCGCGGCAGTCGGCGATCCCGGCGTTTCCGCCCAGTTCCTCGATCGCGCGAACATGGGCGTGGGGGCAGGGGGCCCCGCCGCCAGCTTCGCGACGACCGACGTCGTCGGCGCGCTCCAGGCCGCCGCGACCGACGCCGCCAACGACCCCACCTACGCGGTCGGCGTGATCCGCGGGTTGATCGGCAGCGGTGACACCGCCGGCGCGGTCGCGCGCGCGCAGGCGCTCGTCGCGGCTACGCCCGGCGCCCCCGCCGCGCAGCTCGCGCTCGGCGATGCCTTTGCCGCCGCCAACCGCTATCCCGACGCCGCTACCGTCTATGCCCGCGCCGCCGACCTGGCGTTCGACGAACCGACGATGCTCCGTCTCGTTGACGCGCTCGGCCGTACCGGGCGGGCGCAGGACGCTGCCACCTCGCTGGCGCTGTATCTGTCGCAGAATCCGCAGAGCCTCACCGGCCAGCGGATGCTCGGCCATCTCCAGGTCGCGACGGGAGACTGGGGCGCCGCGATCGAAACGCTGGAAGGCATCCGCCGCCGCATCGGCAACCGCGACGCCGGACTGCTCACCGACCTGTCGCTGGCCTATGCCGGCGACAATGATGAAGCGGTATCGCTCCGCTATGCGCGCGCCGCCTATGCGCTCGCGCCGATGAACGCCGCGGCGGCGGATGCTTACGGCGTGGCGCTCGCCGCCAATGGCGATGTCGCCGGGGCGCGGCAGCTGCTGGTCAAGGCGACGAAGCTCGCGCCGGGCGACACGGCCATCGCCAGCCACCTGAAACAACTGGGCTGA
- the prsR gene encoding PEP-CTERM-box response regulator transcription factor has product MTGMPDKDRPVLLIVEDDLGLQRQLRWAYEGYEIVVASDRAQALDAVRAHEPAVVTLDLGLPPDPDGVTEGFATLRDILSMKPDTKVIVASGHGARDSALRAIADGAWDFYAKPIDIDALGLIVARAFHVHALEAENRRLAARGGAGGFGGLITASPEMALVTRTLERVAPANVSVMLLGASGTGKELLARGLHDASPRRKGAFVAINCAAIPETLLESELFGHEKGAFTGAVKTTEGKIEQAAGGTLFLDEIGDVPLALQVKLLRFLQERVIERIGGRKAIPVDTRIVCATHQNVDAMVADGRFREDLYYRLAEIVVRIPALSERTGDATLLARHFVTRYAKAMNPGVTGLAPDARAAIDAWSWPGNVRELENRIKRAVIMADGKLVTAADLDIDGKAADGAALNLRAVREIADRKAIRHALARADGNISGASRLLGISRPTLYDLLKSYDLHV; this is encoded by the coding sequence ATGACCGGCATGCCCGACAAGGACCGGCCCGTCCTGCTGATCGTCGAGGACGATCTCGGCCTGCAGCGCCAGCTCCGCTGGGCCTATGAAGGCTATGAGATCGTCGTCGCGAGCGACCGTGCCCAGGCGCTGGATGCGGTACGCGCGCACGAGCCCGCGGTCGTCACGCTCGATCTCGGCCTGCCGCCCGATCCCGACGGCGTCACCGAAGGCTTCGCGACGCTGCGCGACATCCTGTCGATGAAACCGGACACGAAGGTCATCGTCGCGTCCGGCCACGGCGCGCGCGACAGCGCGCTGCGCGCGATCGCCGACGGCGCCTGGGATTTCTATGCCAAGCCGATCGACATCGACGCGCTGGGCCTGATCGTCGCGCGTGCCTTCCACGTCCACGCCCTCGAAGCCGAGAACCGCCGCCTTGCCGCGCGGGGTGGCGCCGGCGGGTTCGGCGGCCTGATCACCGCCTCGCCCGAAATGGCGCTGGTCACGCGCACGCTCGAACGCGTCGCGCCTGCCAATGTCTCGGTGATGCTGCTCGGCGCCAGCGGCACCGGCAAGGAACTGCTCGCGCGCGGGCTCCACGACGCATCGCCGCGCCGGAAAGGCGCGTTCGTCGCGATCAACTGCGCGGCGATCCCCGAGACATTGCTCGAATCCGAGCTGTTCGGTCACGAAAAGGGCGCGTTCACCGGCGCGGTCAAGACCACCGAAGGCAAGATCGAACAGGCCGCCGGCGGCACGCTGTTCCTCGACGAGATCGGCGACGTGCCGCTCGCGCTGCAGGTGAAGCTGCTGCGATTCCTGCAGGAACGCGTGATCGAACGCATCGGCGGCCGGAAAGCGATTCCCGTCGACACGCGGATCGTCTGCGCCACGCACCAGAATGTCGACGCGATGGTCGCCGACGGCCGCTTCCGCGAGGATCTCTATTACCGCCTCGCCGAGATCGTCGTCCGCATCCCCGCGCTGTCCGAGCGTACCGGCGACGCCACGTTGCTCGCGCGCCATTTCGTGACGCGATACGCAAAGGCGATGAACCCCGGCGTCACCGGCCTCGCCCCCGACGCGCGCGCCGCGATCGACGCCTGGTCCTGGCCCGGCAACGTCCGCGAGCTCGAGAACCGGATCAAGCGCGCGGTGATCATGGCGGACGGCAAGCTCGTCACCGCGGCGGACCTGGACATCGACGGCAAGGCGGCGGACGGCGCCGCGCTCAACCTCCGCGCGGTCCGCGAAATTGCCGACCGCAAGGCGATCCGCCACGCGCTTGCCCGCGCCGACGGCAATATCTCCGGCGCCTCGCGCCTGCTCGGCATCAGCCGGCCGACGCTGTACGACCTCCTGAAAAGCTATGATCTCCATGTCTAG
- the prsK gene encoding XrtA/PEP-CTERM system histidine kinase PrsK, with product MVAALILWGHALAAFVFAALALAQLRRPRGQWPHRAFVTALLLTALWALAVAGIDARDVSTRLAESARNIAWLGFMLALVRRDRTGNVAIGAVYIVVMGVVAAGAVFAIAGLVKTDDEAFRAIDSARLVFRMMAAVSALVLVHHLHQAAPATRGGIRLVVIALAALWSIDLLVFTTGYLQTGWPQGLIAMRGFAMAGVGLLLIVAVHRSGDWTLSLSRPIAVRALSTVVLVVYAGLTALATNLADSYAGDYARIVQTAIVFGATTALITLLSTPWLRAWTKVKVAKHLFRHRYDYRAEWQRFTATLGTPGDDPLAERVVKAVADLTDSPGGLLLVPDGAGLSPGPAWNWTDPPHGRDEPLAHHLADGIRIVELDRVRAGQAPADEIASVPGWLIDRHDAWAIVPLVHGGSLIGAIVLARPPVDRALDWEDFDLLRVAGRQAASYLAEDRAHSALADAARFDEFNRRFAFILHDIKNLVSQLTLVARNAERHADNPDFRADMVATLKDSSDRMTTLLGRLSHHSGTRDEPLTAVDVAELIERVAQRRRAQHAIVATAGPALARAHAARLEQVLGHLVQNGIEASAPDAPLRIIAETRDGHVVIDVVDHGCGMSPAFVRDQLFRPFVSTKPAGFGVGAFEARQLVGAMGGTLTVDSREGEGTRFRIVLPAADALEAAA from the coding sequence ATGGTCGCGGCCTTGATCCTCTGGGGGCATGCGCTGGCGGCGTTCGTGTTCGCGGCACTCGCGCTCGCGCAGCTTCGGCGACCGCGCGGGCAGTGGCCGCACCGTGCGTTCGTCACCGCGTTGCTGCTGACCGCGCTCTGGGCGCTGGCGGTGGCGGGCATCGACGCACGCGACGTCAGTACGCGGCTGGCCGAGAGTGCGCGCAACATCGCCTGGCTCGGCTTCATGCTCGCCTTGGTCCGCCGCGACCGCACCGGCAACGTCGCGATCGGCGCCGTCTATATCGTCGTCATGGGCGTGGTCGCGGCGGGCGCGGTGTTCGCCATCGCCGGCCTGGTGAAGACCGACGACGAGGCCTTCCGCGCGATCGATTCGGCGCGGCTCGTCTTCCGGATGATGGCGGCGGTCAGCGCGCTCGTCCTCGTCCATCACCTGCACCAGGCGGCGCCGGCGACCCGCGGCGGTATCCGCCTCGTCGTGATCGCGCTGGCGGCGCTCTGGAGCATCGACCTGCTGGTCTTCACCACGGGCTACTTGCAGACGGGATGGCCGCAGGGGCTGATCGCGATGCGCGGGTTCGCGATGGCCGGGGTCGGGCTGCTGCTGATCGTGGCGGTGCACCGCAGCGGCGACTGGACGCTGTCGCTGTCGCGGCCGATCGCGGTGCGCGCGCTGTCGACCGTCGTGCTGGTCGTCTATGCCGGCCTGACCGCGCTCGCGACCAATCTCGCCGACAGCTATGCCGGCGACTATGCGCGCATCGTCCAGACCGCGATCGTGTTCGGCGCGACGACCGCGCTCATCACCTTGCTGTCGACGCCGTGGCTGCGTGCCTGGACCAAGGTGAAGGTCGCCAAGCACCTGTTCCGCCATCGCTACGACTATCGTGCCGAGTGGCAGCGTTTCACCGCCACGCTCGGCACGCCCGGCGACGACCCACTCGCGGAGCGCGTGGTCAAGGCGGTCGCCGACCTCACCGATTCACCGGGTGGCCTGCTGCTCGTTCCCGACGGCGCCGGACTGAGCCCGGGGCCTGCGTGGAACTGGACCGACCCGCCGCACGGACGGGACGAGCCGCTGGCGCACCACCTCGCCGACGGGATCCGCATCGTCGAGCTCGACCGCGTCCGTGCCGGCCAGGCGCCCGCGGACGAGATCGCCAGCGTTCCCGGCTGGCTTATCGACCGTCACGACGCCTGGGCGATCGTGCCGCTGGTCCATGGCGGCAGCCTGATCGGCGCGATCGTGCTGGCGCGTCCCCCGGTCGACCGCGCGCTCGACTGGGAGGATTTCGACCTGCTCCGCGTCGCCGGGCGCCAGGCCGCCAGCTACCTCGCCGAGGATCGCGCGCACTCAGCCCTCGCCGATGCCGCGCGGTTCGACGAATTTAACCGGCGTTTCGCGTTCATCCTGCACGACATCAAGAATCTGGTCAGCCAGTTGACACTGGTGGCGCGCAACGCCGAACGTCACGCAGACAACCCCGATTTCCGCGCCGACATGGTCGCGACCCTGAAGGACTCGTCCGACCGCATGACCACGCTCCTCGGCCGGCTCTCGCACCATAGCGGCACCCGCGACGAACCATTGACGGCCGTCGATGTCGCAGAGCTGATCGAACGCGTCGCCCAACGTCGCCGCGCCCAGCATGCGATCGTCGCGACCGCAGGTCCCGCGCTTGCCCGCGCGCATGCCGCACGCCTCGAACAGGTGCTCGGCCATCTCGTCCAGAACGGCATCGAGGCGAGTGCGCCGGATGCCCCGCTTCGCATCATTGCGGAGACCCGGGACGGCCATGTCGTGATCGACGTCGTCGACCATGGCTGCGGCATGTCCCCGGCGTTCGTCCGCGACCAGCTGTTCCGCCCGTTCGTCTCGACCAAGCCCGCCGGCTTCGGCGTCGGCGCGTTCGAGGCCCGGCAGCTGGTCGGCGCGATGGGCGGCACGCTCACGGTCGACAGCCGCGAGGGCGAGGGGACGCGGTTCCGCATCGTCCTGCCCGCCGCGGATGCGCTGGAGGCGGCCGCATGA
- a CDS encoding TIGR03013 family XrtA/PEP-CTERM system glycosyltransferase, with translation MVRLFKHYVPYAVLLLGLVDAMLLIASAEIGWVVRAHQINMQVDPIVTRLPQLISFAAALQISLVAVGAYGVGSFLSLRFAAARLSVAIALGVIFLSLIFFLVPALTFWRSNLLYSTVIATVLLVTVRALLGRTLGGETFKRRIVVLGAGSRAARIRDLAAQPGINFVVAGFVAMGEPVPAIQDAVPRGEIPNLSAHIVDLNASEVVLALEERRNALPLKDLLRVRTTGVQVSEISSFLERETGRIDLNSVNPSWLIFSDGFASTRMLSSVFKRAFDIIASGLLLAITLPVILLTALAIKIESRGPAFYRQRRVGLYNESFDILKLRSMRQDAEVAGKAVWAAEQDPRITRIGRFIRKVRIDELPQTWTVLKGEMSFVGPRPERPQFVEQLEDQLPYYAERHMVKPGITGWAQINYPYGASIEDARHKLEYDLYYAKNYSPFLDMLILLQTLRVVLWPAGAR, from the coding sequence ATGGTCCGGCTGTTCAAGCATTATGTGCCCTATGCCGTGCTGTTGCTCGGCCTCGTCGATGCGATGCTGCTGATCGCGTCCGCAGAGATCGGCTGGGTGGTGCGCGCGCATCAGATCAACATGCAGGTCGATCCGATCGTCACGCGTCTGCCGCAGCTGATCAGCTTCGCCGCCGCGCTCCAGATTTCGCTGGTGGCGGTCGGTGCGTACGGCGTCGGATCGTTCCTCTCGCTGCGCTTCGCCGCCGCGCGACTGTCGGTCGCGATCGCGCTCGGCGTGATCTTCCTGTCGCTGATCTTCTTCCTCGTGCCGGCGCTCACCTTCTGGCGATCGAACCTGCTCTATTCGACCGTGATCGCCACCGTCCTGCTCGTCACCGTTCGCGCGCTGCTGGGGCGGACGCTCGGTGGCGAGACGTTCAAGCGGCGGATCGTCGTGCTCGGCGCCGGCAGCCGCGCCGCGCGCATCCGCGACCTGGCGGCGCAGCCGGGCATAAACTTCGTGGTCGCGGGCTTCGTCGCGATGGGCGAACCCGTTCCGGCGATACAGGACGCGGTCCCGCGCGGCGAGATCCCCAATTTGTCCGCGCACATCGTCGATCTCAATGCGAGTGAAGTCGTGCTGGCGCTGGAGGAACGTCGCAACGCACTGCCGTTGAAGGACCTGCTGCGTGTCCGCACCACCGGCGTGCAGGTCAGCGAGATTTCGAGCTTCCTCGAACGCGAGACCGGCCGGATCGACCTCAACAGCGTCAACCCGTCCTGGCTGATCTTCTCCGACGGCTTCGCCTCGACGCGGATGCTGTCGAGCGTCTTCAAGCGCGCGTTCGACATCATTGCCAGCGGGCTGCTGCTCGCGATCACGCTCCCCGTGATCCTGCTGACCGCGCTCGCGATCAAGATCGAATCGCGCGGTCCTGCCTTCTACCGCCAGCGCCGCGTCGGGCTGTACAACGAGAGCTTCGACATCCTGAAGCTGCGCTCGATGCGCCAGGACGCCGAGGTCGCGGGCAAGGCGGTCTGGGCCGCCGAGCAGGATCCGCGCATCACCCGCATCGGCCGCTTCATCCGGAAGGTCCGGATCGACGAACTGCCGCAGACCTGGACCGTGCTGAAGGGCGAGATGAGCTTCGTCGGGCCCCGCCCCGAACGCCCGCAATTCGTCGAGCAGCTCGAGGACCAGCTGCCTTATTACGCCGAACGCCACATGGTGAAGCCGGGCATCACCGGCTGGGCGCAGATCAACTATCCCTATGGCGCGTCGATCGAGGACGCGCGGCACAAGCTCGAATACGACCTCTATTACGCGAAGAACTATTCGCCGTTCCTCGACATGCTGATCCTGCTCCAGACGCTCCGCGTCGTGCTGTGGCCGGCCGGCGCGCGGTAA
- a CDS encoding mannose-1-phosphate guanylyltransferase/mannose-6-phosphate isomerase, which produces MSVKTIVPVILSGGSGTRLWPMSRPEMPKQMLALTAAETMLQLTAGRAMGDVFAAPIVVANARHADLVEQQLAAAGARPQALILEPAGRNTAPAIALAAIAAGRGREALLVMPSDHVIADVAAFHAAIERALPMVSQGWLVTFGIAPDAPETGYGWIQIGEEMAEGVHRVARFVEKPPLDAAEAMLASGDHAWNGGIFLFRADRYLEALAQFAPGMLVATEEAMEKARHEGVRIYPDATAFAASPDDSIDYAVMEKAERVAVVPVAMGWNDVGSWDALHAISERDADGNMHRGDGGGTVLAIDTKNCFVRSDGVRVSLVGVEDLIVVASGNDVLILPRGRSQEVKKLIEAMKAKPAA; this is translated from the coding sequence ATGAGCGTTAAGACGATCGTTCCGGTAATTTTGTCAGGCGGTTCCGGCACGCGCCTGTGGCCGATGTCCCGGCCCGAAATGCCCAAGCAGATGCTGGCCCTGACCGCCGCCGAGACGATGCTGCAGCTGACGGCGGGGCGCGCGATGGGCGACGTGTTCGCGGCACCGATCGTCGTTGCCAATGCGCGCCATGCCGACCTGGTCGAGCAGCAGCTGGCCGCTGCCGGCGCGCGGCCGCAGGCGCTGATCCTGGAGCCTGCCGGGCGCAACACCGCGCCCGCGATCGCGCTCGCCGCGATCGCGGCGGGGCGCGGCCGCGAGGCGCTGCTGGTGATGCCGTCCGACCATGTCATCGCCGACGTCGCCGCGTTCCACGCCGCGATCGAGCGCGCGTTGCCGATGGTGTCGCAGGGCTGGCTGGTGACGTTCGGGATTGCGCCCGATGCGCCCGAGACCGGCTATGGCTGGATCCAGATCGGCGAGGAGATGGCCGAGGGTGTCCACCGCGTCGCGCGGTTCGTCGAGAAGCCACCGCTGGATGCCGCGGAGGCGATGCTCGCGAGCGGCGACCATGCGTGGAACGGCGGGATCTTCCTGTTCCGGGCCGACCGCTATCTGGAGGCTCTGGCGCAGTTCGCGCCGGGCATGCTGGTCGCGACCGAGGAGGCGATGGAGAAGGCACGGCACGAGGGTGTCCGGATCTACCCGGATGCGACCGCGTTCGCGGCCTCGCCCGACGATTCGATCGACTATGCCGTGATGGAGAAGGCCGAGCGCGTCGCGGTGGTGCCGGTGGCGATGGGCTGGAACGACGTCGGCAGCTGGGACGCGCTGCACGCGATCAGCGAACGTGACGCCGACGGCAACATGCACCGCGGCGACGGTGGCGGCACGGTGCTGGCGATCGATACCAAGAACTGCTTCGTGCGCAGCGACGGGGTTCGGGTGTCGCTGGTCGGCGTCGAGGACCTGATCGTGGTCGCGAGCGGCAACGACGTGCTGATCCTGCCGCGCGGGCGCAGCCAGGAGGTCAAGAAGCTGATCGAGGCGATGAAGGCGAAGCCCGCGGCCTGA
- a CDS encoding glutathione S-transferase N-terminal domain-containing protein has product MKLYYSPGACSLADHIALHEAGLDFEHEKVDLKTKRTEHDGDYAAINPKGYVPALTLDSGETLSENIAILDWIAQQAPALAPGGTMGRTHLLEALAFISTEIHKSFKPFFSGASDADKAKAAEVIAKRLGYLSDTMVGDYLFGPDVSVADCYLFVMLLWSKKMGVEAPSYLIAFRDRMMARPAVVEAMTHEGLI; this is encoded by the coding sequence ATGAAACTCTATTACTCGCCCGGCGCCTGCAGCCTCGCCGACCACATCGCGCTCCACGAAGCAGGGCTCGACTTCGAACACGAGAAGGTCGACCTGAAGACCAAGCGCACCGAGCATGACGGCGACTATGCCGCGATCAATCCCAAGGGCTATGTGCCTGCGCTGACGCTCGACAGCGGCGAGACGCTCAGCGAGAACATCGCGATCCTCGACTGGATCGCGCAGCAGGCGCCGGCCCTCGCGCCCGGCGGTACGATGGGCCGAACGCACCTGCTCGAGGCGCTCGCGTTCATCTCGACCGAAATCCACAAGAGCTTCAAGCCGTTCTTCTCGGGCGCTTCCGACGCGGACAAGGCCAAGGCCGCAGAGGTGATCGCCAAGCGGCTCGGCTATCTGTCCGATACGATGGTCGGCGACTATCTGTTCGGCCCCGACGTCAGCGTCGCCGACTGCTATCTGTTCGTGATGCTGCTCTGGTCGAAGAAGATGGGCGTCGAGGCGCCATCCTACCTGATCGCGTTCCGCGACCGCATGATGGCCCGCCCCGCGGTCGTCGAGGCCATGACGCACGAGGGACTGATCTGA